In Stieleria varia, one genomic interval encodes:
- a CDS encoding sigma 54-interacting transcriptional regulator — MNSYSKSSDTTRILIVDDEPHIRSGLAKGLEKVVDVIDTAGDVNEALDRIDEHQYQVVIADIRLPGDRDGLDLVSLLAERSPETTVLVLTAHGTVETAVDAMRRGAFDFITKPVDLNLIREQVAKALGHQRLRHENFALKSRLAQAGAIGEIIGNCTVMQELFSQLRQVADTDATVFIQGESGTGKELIARALHDLSSRSKGPFIAVNLGAMPESLLESELFGHEKGAFTGASRQKPGCFEQARGGTLFLDEITEIPAKSQVDLLRVLETGRFNRIGGETMIESNARLVSATNKDPLALIEDGSFRDDLYYRLNIVPLHIPPLRKRRDDIPMLIEHFVNHFCDRHHREPKQFTDAAIEKLVNARWPGNVRQLRNAIERLVVTHIGDTIDVQHLPAELETKSAAATAPLRTLVEATEDAEKQAIQVALEACDFHREKTAKLLAVSVRTLHYKMSRYGLH, encoded by the coding sequence ATGAACTCGTACTCCAAGTCGAGTGACACGACAAGGATTTTGATCGTTGACGATGAGCCGCACATCCGTAGCGGTCTGGCCAAAGGACTTGAGAAAGTCGTCGATGTGATTGACACGGCCGGGGACGTGAACGAAGCCCTTGATCGTATCGACGAGCATCAGTACCAGGTCGTCATCGCCGACATTCGCTTGCCGGGCGATCGCGACGGTTTGGATCTCGTCTCGCTGCTTGCCGAACGCAGTCCCGAGACAACCGTTTTGGTGTTGACGGCTCACGGTACAGTTGAAACGGCGGTCGACGCCATGCGCCGAGGTGCATTCGATTTCATTACCAAACCGGTTGACTTGAACTTGATTCGTGAACAGGTTGCCAAAGCACTTGGCCACCAACGACTCCGGCACGAGAACTTTGCGCTCAAGTCTCGCTTGGCCCAAGCCGGGGCGATCGGCGAGATCATCGGCAACTGCACCGTCATGCAAGAGCTGTTCAGCCAACTCAGGCAAGTCGCCGACACCGACGCAACGGTGTTCATCCAAGGGGAGAGCGGAACGGGAAAGGAACTGATCGCACGCGCGTTGCACGATCTCAGCAGCCGCAGCAAGGGACCGTTCATTGCGGTTAACTTGGGCGCGATGCCGGAGTCGCTATTAGAAAGCGAGCTTTTCGGCCACGAGAAAGGCGCCTTTACCGGGGCCTCCCGTCAAAAGCCGGGATGTTTCGAACAAGCTCGCGGGGGCACCTTGTTCTTGGACGAGATCACGGAGATTCCTGCCAAGAGTCAAGTCGACTTGCTGCGTGTGCTGGAAACCGGACGCTTCAATCGAATCGGCGGCGAAACGATGATCGAGTCCAACGCGCGATTGGTCTCGGCGACGAACAAGGATCCGTTGGCATTGATCGAAGACGGCTCCTTTCGCGATGACTTGTACTATCGTCTCAACATCGTGCCCCTGCACATCCCTCCTCTGCGAAAGCGAAGAGACGACATCCCAATGTTGATCGAGCATTTCGTCAACCATTTTTGCGATCGTCATCATCGCGAACCCAAACAGTTCACCGATGCGGCGATCGAAAAACTGGTGAACGCACGATGGCCTGGCAACGTTCGACAATTGCGCAACGCGATCGAACGACTCGTCGTCACCCATATCGGTGACACCATCGATGTTCAGCATCTGCCTGCGGAGTTGGAGACGAAGTCGGCTGCGGCAACAGCACCACTGCGAACGCTGGTGGAAGCCACCGAGGACGCCGAGAAGCAAGCCATCCAGGTCGCGTTGGAAGCTTGCGACTTTCATCGCGAGAAAACCGCAAAACTTCTCGCGGTCAGCGTCCGTACGCTGCACTACAAAATGAGCCGCTACGGGCTGCATTGA
- a CDS encoding two-component system sensor histidine kinase NtrB yields the protein MFPLQSPEPVRRYRGAFIGLLLLSVAATGVTLWLMVDFINEQATVGELIDELPAESKSAARSLVGELEWQFRLTMLVVINLVATGVAVVLLWRAYQTSQDSLRDVKALAGDILSSIDQAVITIDMDGRVTSFNARAMQLFELQGDPVGTPLAGLTEKIDLQAFCEDVNQHPGMSKVQDFYVPFAEGQRCLRGFCQPLSDIAKQTIGTVIQLRDVTDQIHIENQVRRMERFMGLGSVAAGLHHEIKNPLAALSLHIQLLEEQLDDPDARDEIEKAMQVIKTEIARVGSVLEGFRDFASIENLQLAEVNLPELIQRQLDLIRPKAEQHRVRLRWECDEQADVALQLDRVRIEQVLLNLMLNAIQAMPSGGTLEIRCEPTQLSGEPALAIHVSDSGNGIPESSRPRVFDAYFTTKGDGTGMGLALSDKIVRQHGGSLDFTTSTAGTTFTMILPINRMVA from the coding sequence ATGTTTCCCCTTCAATCACCCGAGCCGGTTCGGCGATATCGAGGCGCCTTCATTGGACTCTTGCTTCTCAGCGTAGCGGCCACGGGGGTAACGCTTTGGCTAATGGTGGACTTCATCAATGAGCAGGCCACGGTGGGGGAGTTGATCGACGAATTGCCAGCGGAGTCCAAGTCTGCCGCTCGCTCGTTGGTGGGTGAGCTGGAGTGGCAATTTCGCTTGACCATGTTGGTGGTCATCAATCTGGTCGCCACGGGAGTTGCGGTGGTATTGTTGTGGCGAGCGTACCAGACCTCGCAGGACTCCCTGAGGGACGTCAAAGCGCTCGCCGGTGACATCCTCAGCAGCATCGACCAAGCGGTGATCACGATCGACATGGACGGACGGGTCACGAGTTTCAATGCCCGCGCCATGCAACTCTTTGAGTTGCAGGGTGATCCTGTCGGTACACCACTTGCGGGACTGACAGAGAAAATCGATCTGCAGGCATTCTGCGAAGATGTCAACCAGCATCCCGGCATGTCCAAAGTCCAAGACTTTTACGTTCCCTTTGCCGAAGGCCAACGCTGCCTGCGTGGTTTTTGCCAACCTCTCAGTGACATCGCCAAGCAGACCATCGGCACCGTCATCCAACTGCGGGATGTCACCGATCAAATTCACATTGAAAACCAAGTGCGGCGTATGGAACGTTTCATGGGACTGGGATCCGTTGCCGCGGGACTGCATCATGAAATCAAGAATCCGCTGGCAGCGCTGTCTTTGCACATCCAGCTCTTGGAAGAACAACTGGACGACCCCGATGCGAGGGACGAGATCGAGAAAGCCATGCAGGTGATCAAGACGGAGATCGCTCGGGTCGGCAGCGTGTTGGAAGGATTCCGCGATTTTGCATCGATCGAAAACCTGCAACTCGCCGAAGTCAATCTGCCAGAGCTGATCCAAAGACAACTGGATCTCATCCGTCCCAAAGCGGAACAGCATCGTGTCCGACTGCGTTGGGAGTGTGATGAGCAAGCCGACGTTGCTCTGCAATTGGACCGTGTTCGGATCGAACAGGTGTTGTTGAATCTGATGCTCAACGCGATCCAAGCCATGCCCTCGGGCGGCACGCTGGAGATTCGATGTGAACCGACGCAGCTCTCGGGGGAACCAGCGTTAGCGATCCATGTCTCCGATTCAGGCAACGGGATCCCCGAAAGTAGTCGGCCCCGTGTTTTTGATGCCTATTTCACGACCAAGGGTGATGGAACCGGGATGGGGCTGGCATTGTCGGATAAAATCGTCCGACAACATGGCGGCAGTCTCGATTTTACTACGTCGACCGCCGGAACCACGTTCACGATGATCCTGCCGATCAATAGAATGGTGGCATGA